A window of Zingiber officinale cultivar Zhangliang chromosome 5A, Zo_v1.1, whole genome shotgun sequence contains these coding sequences:
- the LOC121983038 gene encoding uncharacterized protein LOC121983038: MQLIHLGLVMIRIHALHRRNAGTNALVVLRDTRWSDDRSIIGTMEVDLSEGTQLIYIAPNLLISVEDFYHHIELAIQTHGYENWNSAESNLLITRGLIGRLTNTSNAGFRYNIQNVADYLASTGVNAVPATPRTTTELQGMRWILQPPRIISIRNPQAVRTATLLDGSISMAFSGYRSTGNPRPSNYDEKDTEDIQEEFAGVFISFIEEYGAPEQNDRWDTLGEPSGRYNFYVNYAAPPIIPFIPPTKSSWGDEDDEHEQDSEVVFPSIWEDTPWEDDPDFDPNDLAPPEEISEEEEESPESYFLGLQDQEIDYPTLAPPIENLAPPEDLQSQVTQSINDESEAYWQQVIQYAEQIEEQLRPPLENGWYHPYPLENTIIEEFLDRIPQGMPEGIWYEVYETLEHEGTSNEVSIEEATQLSNDLSNININQDPEEQEVAHVNTEQLQQLEYPMLKRLEKALASTSESAISHYKQPNEPLMGQINYPPAQGTTPQFNKEEQYKGRFKGKALEHNTWTLPSAQKNTGAMLVLPEDIDKRFNLLKIFWEKMKKRCGYNGERCMPRNMKNSYKWQEKHKMCYLLLDDSFYWKIHTKARL, from the exons ATGCAATTAATTCATTTGGGATTAGTAATGATACGCATACATGCACTACATCGAAGAAATGCAGGAACTAATGCACTTGTAGTCTTAAGAGACACAAGATGGTCTGATGACAGATCTATAATTGGGACGATGGAAGTTGATCTATCAGAAGGTACTCAACTTATATATATTGCTCCAAATCTCTTAATTAGTGTTGAGGACTTTTATCATCATATTGAACTAGCCATACAAACACACGGATATGAAAATTGGAATTCTGCTGAAAGTAATCTCCTAATCACGAGAGGATTAATTGGCAGATTAACTAATACCAGtaatgcaggatttcgatataaCATCCAGAATGTAGCAGATTATCTTGCTAGTACAGGTGTTAATGCAGTACCAGCAACACCAAGAACTACAACAGAATTACAAGGGATGAGATGGATATTACAACCACCAAGAATAATCTCAATACGAAATCCACAAGCAGTCAGAACAGCAACATTACTGGATGGATCAATTTCTATGGCCTTTTCAGGATATCGTTCTACAGGAAATCCTAGGCCTAGTAATTATGATGAAAAAGATACTGAAGATATACAAGAAGAATTTGCTGGAGTATTTATAAGTTTCATTGAAGAATATGGAGCTCCAGAACAAAATGACCGATGGGATACCTTAGGGGAACCCAGTGGAAggtataatttttatgttaattatGCAGCTCCTCCAATTATACCTTTTATTCCTCCAACAAAATCATCATGgggagatgaagatgatgaacatGAACAAGATAGTGAGGTAGTCTTTCCAAGCATATGGGAAGATACACCTTGGGAAGATGACCCAGATTTTGATCCAAATGATTTAGCTCCACCAGAGGAAAtttctgaagaagaagaagaaagtcctGAATCTTATTTCTTAGGACTACAAGATCAAGAAATAGATTATCCAACTTTAGCACCACCAATAGAGAATTTGGCACCACCTGAAGATCTACAAAGCCAGGTAACACAAAGTATTAATGATGAATCTGAAGCCTATTGGCAACAAGTAATACAATATGCTGAGCAAATTGAAGAACAACTTCGACCACCTCTTGAAAATGGCTGGTATCATCCTTATCCACTCGAAAATACAATTATTGAAGAATTTCTAGACAGGATACCTCAAGGGATGCCTGAAGGTATATGGTATGAAGTCTATGAAACACTGGAACATGAAGGAACCAGCAATGAAGTAAGTATTGAAGAAGCAACTCAGTTATCTAATGATCtttcaaatattaatattaatcagGATCCAGAAGAACAAGAAGTAGCCCATGTCAATACAGAACAATTACAACAACTGGAATACCCAATGCTCAAAAGATTGGAAAAGGCTCTGGCATCAACCTCCGAATCAGCTATTTCACATTACAAGCAGCCAAATGAGCCATTAATGGGGCAAATAAATTATCCACCAGCACAAGGCACAACTCCACAATTCAATAAGGAAGAGCAATATAAAGGAAGATTTAAAGGAAAAGCTTTGGAGCACAATACTTGGACCTTACCTTCTGCACAAAAAAATACTGGCGCCATGCTTGTATTACCAGAAGACATAG ACAAAAGGTTCAATTTATTGAAAATCTTTtgggagaaaatgaaaaaaagatGTGGATACAATGGAGAAAGATGTATGCCCAGGAATATGAAGAACTCATACAAATGGCAGGAGAAACACAAAATGTGCTATCTGCTATTAGACGATTCATTCTATTGGAAGATTCATACCAAGGCACGACTGTAG